In a single window of the Natronosalvus caseinilyticus genome:
- a CDS encoding helix-turn-helix transcriptional regulator, which yields METALEDVAFLANSENRVAVLEFLVEAPHSHDEIRDRIGASRVTTARILREFEARNWIARSGQECTVTPTGEWVCDELTRLVGEMEAERRLREPLQWLPSDLLTFDVRRLRDAELVVLEESDATAIVRRILEFRRSGDRIRGVTRTVAPEFIENDWKSTVHGDTHLEMVITPDVLDAIRTHSTSAKQLREMLEETDVHVSVFDDVPISVGIVDGAVGIDLTDEQGVVKGGFVTEDEAVYEWAVDLFEACRDEANPVDPDEVAADHSVGANPAQSRERDGPAS from the coding sequence ATGGAAACTGCACTCGAGGACGTCGCGTTTCTCGCGAACTCGGAGAACCGCGTGGCAGTCTTGGAGTTCCTCGTCGAGGCACCGCACAGTCACGACGAGATCCGTGATCGGATCGGTGCATCGCGGGTGACGACCGCGCGCATTCTCCGAGAGTTCGAAGCGCGCAACTGGATCGCACGCTCGGGACAGGAGTGTACGGTGACACCGACCGGTGAATGGGTGTGTGACGAGCTCACGCGTTTGGTGGGCGAAATGGAGGCCGAACGTCGTCTGCGTGAACCGCTGCAGTGGCTGCCGTCCGACCTTCTGACGTTCGACGTCCGGCGCCTTCGCGACGCCGAACTCGTCGTTCTCGAGGAGAGTGACGCGACCGCCATCGTTCGACGAATACTCGAATTTCGCCGCTCTGGCGACCGGATTCGGGGCGTTACACGCACGGTCGCCCCGGAGTTCATCGAAAACGACTGGAAATCGACCGTCCACGGGGACACGCACCTCGAAATGGTGATCACACCGGACGTCCTCGACGCCATCCGAACCCATTCGACCTCCGCGAAGCAGTTGCGTGAGATGCTCGAGGAAACGGACGTCCACGTTTCCGTCTTCGACGACGTCCCGATCTCAGTCGGGATCGTCGACGGCGCGGTTGGAATCGACCTCACCGACGAGCAGGGCGTCGTCAAAGGAGGGTTCGTCACCGAAGACGAGGCCGTCTATGAGTGGGCAGTCGACCTCTTCGAAGCGTGCCGTGACGAAGCGAACCCCGTGGATCCTGACGAGGTCGCGGCTGACCACTCGGTTGGCGCCAATCCTGCTCAGTCTCGAGAGCGAGACGGGCCCGCGTCGTAG
- a CDS encoding isocitrate/isopropylmalate dehydrogenase family protein, giving the protein MTHDIAVVPGDGIGQEVTPAALEVLESLDIDFSFHEAAAGDAVKAETGEALPQETYDLVASSDATLFGAAGETAADVILPLREAVDSFVNVRPARAYPGVDAVRPETDLVFLRENTEGVYSGHETRLSDDLSTLTRVVTDSASRRLAAFACEFVDDRGLDEFTVVHKANVMRETDGRFRDAVVDVADARGVETREVLMDAFATHVCLDPTQFDVVVCPNLAGDVLSDLAAGLVGGLGLLPSANIGPDRALFEPVHGTAPDIAGQGIANPAAAILSAAMLLEYLGHEDEGAAVREAVEDVLENGPRTGDLGGDASTDEVTAAVIDRL; this is encoded by the coding sequence ATGACCCACGACATCGCCGTCGTCCCAGGCGACGGAATCGGCCAGGAAGTGACGCCGGCGGCGCTCGAGGTGCTCGAGTCACTGGACATCGATTTCTCGTTTCACGAGGCGGCGGCGGGCGACGCCGTGAAGGCCGAAACCGGCGAGGCACTTCCCCAGGAGACCTACGATCTCGTCGCCTCGAGCGACGCGACGCTCTTCGGTGCCGCGGGCGAAACCGCTGCGGACGTGATCCTTCCGTTGCGCGAGGCCGTCGACTCGTTCGTCAACGTGCGGCCCGCCAGGGCCTACCCCGGCGTCGACGCGGTTCGGCCGGAGACGGACCTCGTCTTCCTCCGTGAGAACACCGAGGGAGTTTACTCGGGCCACGAAACCCGGCTGAGCGACGACCTCTCGACGCTGACGCGCGTGGTGACCGACTCGGCCTCGCGGCGACTCGCCGCGTTCGCCTGCGAGTTCGTCGACGATCGCGGCCTCGACGAATTCACGGTCGTCCACAAGGCGAACGTCATGCGCGAAACCGACGGTCGGTTTCGCGACGCGGTCGTCGACGTAGCCGACGCCCGTGGCGTCGAAACCAGGGAGGTGCTCATGGACGCCTTCGCCACCCACGTCTGTCTCGACCCGACGCAGTTCGACGTGGTCGTCTGTCCGAACCTCGCGGGCGACGTGCTCTCGGACCTCGCGGCCGGGCTCGTCGGCGGTCTCGGCTTACTCCCGAGCGCGAACATCGGTCCCGACCGAGCGCTCTTCGAGCCGGTCCACGGCACTGCGCCCGACATCGCCGGCCAGGGCATCGCTAACCCCGCCGCCGCCATCCTCTCGGCGGCGATGTTGCTCGAGTACCTCGGCCACGAGGACGAGGGCGCGGCCGTCCGGGAGGCCGTCGAGGATGTGCTCGAGAACGGCCCACGGACGGGTGACCTCGGCGGCGACGCCTCGACAGACGAGGTGACGGCGGCAGTTATCGATCGACTGTAG